One genomic window of Luteitalea pratensis includes the following:
- a CDS encoding sigma-70 family RNA polymerase sigma factor, with translation MHDVTELLLSWRQGDAGALDRMVPLVYDELRRVARRHLQREQPGHALQATALVHEVYLRLVDVDRLALKNRTHFFAVAAKLMRQILVDQARLQRADKRGGGVTMLTLDEVSPAAQATSVDVLALDEALDALSSIDDRQCRVVELRFFAGLNIDEAADALQISSATVEREWALAKAWLFRRLSPG, from the coding sequence GTGCACGATGTAACCGAATTGCTCCTGTCCTGGCGTCAGGGCGACGCCGGGGCCCTCGACCGCATGGTCCCGCTCGTGTATGACGAACTGCGTCGCGTGGCGCGCCGCCATCTTCAGCGCGAACAGCCTGGGCACGCCCTGCAAGCGACGGCACTCGTGCACGAGGTCTACCTGCGACTCGTGGATGTAGACCGACTGGCGCTCAAGAACCGGACCCACTTTTTTGCGGTGGCGGCGAAGTTGATGCGCCAAATCCTCGTCGATCAAGCCCGCCTGCAACGCGCCGACAAGCGTGGCGGCGGCGTCACGATGCTGACTCTGGACGAGGTGTCGCCAGCCGCTCAGGCGACGAGCGTGGACGTGCTCGCCCTCGACGAGGCGCTCGATGCGCTGTCCTCAATCGACGACCGGCAGTGCCGCGTCGTGGAGCTACGATTCTTCGCGGGGCTCAACATCGACGAAGCGGCCGACGCGCTCCAGATTTCATCCGCCACGGTCGAGCGGGAATGGGCCTTGGCGAAGGCCTGGCTCTTTCGCCGACTGTCACCGGGCTAA
- a CDS encoding hydroxyacid-oxoacid transhydrogenase, producing the protein MTHEFAFEMAASSVRFGPGVTGEVGMDLVDHGVRRALVVTDATVARLAPMHTVLAALEAQGIVAVIYDRVRVEPTDVSFRDAIQFAGEHEVDGLVAVGGGSVIDTAKAVNLYTTYPPSDFLDYVNAPIGKAMPVPGPLKPLFAIPTTAGTGSETTGVSIFDLTALHAKTGIASRRLKPTLGLLDPENTRTMPPEVAASSGLDILSHAVESFTAIPYSSRLRPDRPALRPAYQGSNPISDVWSLQALRLVAAYLVRAVEDPSDDEARAQMILAASYAGVGFGNAGVHLPHGMSYPVSGNVKDYRAPGYASDHALVPHGVSVILNAPAVFRFTASASPARHLQAAEALGATVAGVVAADAGRVLADRITWFMERLRVPNGLSAVGYSAADIPALVEGTLPQHRVTKLSPRAAGPDDLAALFEDAMTAW; encoded by the coding sequence ATGACGCACGAATTCGCGTTCGAGATGGCGGCCTCCAGCGTGCGCTTCGGCCCGGGCGTGACTGGCGAAGTGGGCATGGACCTCGTCGACCACGGCGTGCGGCGGGCCCTCGTGGTCACCGACGCCACCGTGGCCCGCCTGGCCCCGATGCACACGGTGCTCGCGGCTCTGGAAGCGCAAGGCATCGTGGCCGTCATTTACGACCGCGTGCGGGTCGAACCCACCGACGTCTCGTTTCGCGACGCGATCCAGTTTGCCGGCGAGCACGAGGTCGATGGACTTGTGGCGGTGGGCGGCGGTTCGGTGATCGACACGGCCAAGGCCGTGAATCTCTACACCACATATCCGCCCAGCGATTTCCTCGACTACGTGAACGCGCCGATCGGCAAGGCGATGCCCGTGCCGGGACCGCTCAAGCCGCTGTTCGCGATTCCCACCACGGCCGGCACCGGCAGCGAGACCACGGGCGTGAGCATCTTCGACCTCACGGCGCTGCACGCCAAGACCGGCATCGCGAGCCGGCGCCTGAAGCCCACGCTGGGTCTGCTCGACCCCGAGAACACGCGCACGATGCCACCGGAGGTGGCGGCGTCGAGCGGCCTCGACATCCTGAGCCACGCCGTCGAGTCGTTCACCGCCATTCCGTACTCGTCGCGCCTGCGGCCGGATCGCCCTGCCTTGCGGCCGGCGTACCAGGGGTCCAACCCGATCAGCGACGTGTGGTCGCTGCAGGCGCTGCGCCTCGTGGCCGCGTATCTCGTGCGCGCCGTCGAGGACCCGTCCGACGACGAGGCGCGCGCGCAGATGATCCTCGCGGCGTCCTACGCGGGCGTGGGCTTCGGAAATGCCGGCGTGCATCTGCCGCACGGAATGTCCTACCCCGTGTCGGGCAATGTGAAGGACTACCGCGCGCCGGGCTACGCCAGCGACCACGCGCTCGTGCCTCACGGCGTGTCGGTGATCCTGAACGCGCCGGCCGTGTTCCGCTTCACTGCGTCGGCAAGTCCCGCGCGGCACCTGCAGGCCGCCGAAGCGCTCGGCGCCACCGTGGCCGGCGTGGTCGCGGCCGATGCCGGACGAGTGCTGGCCGACCGCATCACGTGGTTCATGGAGCGGCTGCGTGTGCCGAACGGCCTCAGCGCTGTCGGCTACTCCGCCGCCGACATTCCAGCGCTCGTCGAAGGCACGCTGCCGCAGCACCGCGTGACGAAGCTCTCGCCGCGCGCCGCAGGCCCAGACGACCTGGCGGCGCTGTTCGAGGACGCGATGACCGCATGGTGA
- a CDS encoding prolipoprotein diacylglyceryl transferase, with protein MTFPAYIHLGPVVLHPHVAFEALAYSSGYYLYRRQRRSGDVVDARARWWIVGAAILGGFIGSHLLAAFEEPSRSLTHWPQLRLVFGGKTIVGGLIGALLTVEWAKRLLGITVATGDLFAVPLILGIGIGRIGCFLSGLDDQSYGIPTGLPWGIDLGDGVRRHPTQLYEMLLLAGLGGMLVSRLGLNATAGDRFKCFMVAYMGCRLLVDVIKPAVRFGGLSAIQWTCLAVLVYYAPHVPRLIAEVRRG; from the coding sequence TTGACGTTTCCTGCCTACATCCACCTGGGACCAGTGGTCCTGCATCCGCACGTCGCCTTCGAAGCTCTCGCATATTCAAGCGGTTATTACCTTTACCGGCGTCAGCGACGCAGTGGTGACGTAGTTGATGCGCGCGCACGGTGGTGGATTGTCGGCGCGGCGATCCTTGGCGGATTCATCGGCAGCCACCTGCTGGCCGCTTTCGAGGAACCGTCCAGGTCTCTGACCCACTGGCCGCAGCTGCGGCTGGTGTTCGGCGGAAAGACGATCGTGGGAGGACTGATCGGCGCACTGCTCACCGTCGAATGGGCCAAGCGTCTGCTGGGCATTACCGTTGCGACCGGCGACCTTTTCGCGGTGCCGCTGATTCTGGGTATCGGGATCGGACGAATCGGCTGCTTCCTATCCGGCTTGGACGATCAGTCCTACGGCATTCCCACGGGGCTTCCATGGGGTATCGACCTCGGGGATGGAGTCAGGCGGCATCCCACACAGCTCTACGAGATGCTGTTGCTTGCCGGCCTGGGTGGAATGCTGGTCAGTCGATTGGGCCTCAATGCGACGGCCGGTGATCGTTTCAAGTGTTTCATGGTGGCGTACATGGGATGCCGACTGCTCGTGGACGTGATCAAACCGGCTGTGCGGTTTGGCGGTCTCTCGGCTATCCAGTGGACGTGTCTGGCAGTCCTGGTCTATTACGCACCGCACGTGCCGCGGCTGATCGCTGAGGTTCGCCGTGGCTGA
- a CDS encoding radical SAM protein translates to MADRVRPYLFYDVAVSICSTCYRKVEGKIIFEDGSVYMLKRCPEHGSERVLMADDVDYYRRCREVFIKPPEMPLAFNTPVRWGCPYDCGLCADHQQHSCLSLIEITDRCNLECPICYAGSAPSRHEYRTLDHVQRMIDAVVRNEGEPDVVQISGGEPTTHPDFFAILDRAKAAPIRHLMVNTNGVRIANDEEFAKRLAGYMPDFEVYLQFDSFETASLLALRGADLRDVRSRALERLNRLGLSTTLVVTVKKGLNDGEMGRIIDFAVTQPAVRGVTFQPVQAAGRLGQFNPATDRVTLTEVRRGILAQTDLFRPEDLIPVPCHPDSLAMAYALKVDGNLMPLTGLIDPQVLIEGGRNTIVYEGDDAVRDGVFRLFATNHSSESSAQSLRDLLCCLPRLDAPEGLGYQNIFRVLIMQFIDAYSFDVRSVKKTCVHIVHPDGRLIPFDTYNLFYRDGLERSRLAPLRQWAERSMMKEMS, encoded by the coding sequence GTGGCTGACCGGGTCCGTCCTTATCTCTTCTACGACGTTGCCGTCTCCATCTGCTCGACGTGCTATCGCAAGGTCGAGGGCAAGATCATTTTTGAAGACGGCTCGGTCTACATGCTCAAGCGCTGTCCCGAGCACGGCTCCGAACGCGTGCTCATGGCCGACGACGTCGACTACTACCGGCGCTGTCGCGAAGTATTCATCAAACCCCCCGAGATGCCGCTGGCCTTCAACACCCCGGTGCGATGGGGCTGTCCCTACGATTGCGGGCTCTGCGCCGATCATCAGCAGCACTCGTGTCTCTCGCTGATCGAAATTACGGACCGCTGCAATCTCGAGTGCCCGATCTGTTATGCCGGAAGCGCACCGTCGCGGCACGAGTACCGCACACTCGACCACGTGCAGCGAATGATCGATGCGGTTGTTCGTAATGAGGGTGAACCTGACGTGGTGCAGATCTCCGGCGGGGAACCCACCACTCACCCCGACTTTTTCGCAATTCTGGATCGCGCAAAGGCCGCGCCGATTCGGCACCTCATGGTGAACACGAATGGCGTGCGCATCGCCAATGACGAAGAGTTCGCCAAGCGCTTGGCCGGTTACATGCCGGACTTCGAGGTCTACCTCCAGTTCGATTCCTTCGAGACGGCGTCGCTGCTCGCGCTCCGCGGCGCGGACCTCCGTGACGTCCGTTCGCGCGCACTCGAGCGGCTCAATCGCCTGGGCCTCTCTACGACTCTGGTGGTGACGGTGAAGAAGGGACTGAACGATGGTGAGATGGGCCGCATCATCGATTTCGCCGTCACTCAGCCCGCGGTTCGCGGCGTCACGTTCCAACCGGTGCAAGCAGCTGGCCGGCTCGGCCAATTCAACCCGGCGACCGACCGTGTGACTCTGACGGAGGTGCGCCGCGGCATCCTCGCACAGACCGATCTGTTTCGGCCCGAGGATTTGATCCCCGTGCCGTGCCATCCCGATAGCCTGGCAATGGCATACGCGCTCAAGGTCGACGGCAATCTGATGCCGCTGACGGGTCTGATCGACCCGCAGGTGCTGATCGAGGGCGGGCGCAACACAATCGTGTACGAGGGAGACGACGCGGTTCGTGACGGAGTGTTCAGACTGTTTGCAACCAACCACTCGTCTGAGTCGAGCGCCCAGAGCTTGCGGGATCTCTTATGTTGCCTCCCGCGGCTGGACGCACCTGAAGGCCTTGGGTATCAGAACATTTTTCGCGTCCTGATCATGCAGTTCATCGACGCCTACTCGTTCGACGTGCGGTCGGTGAAGAAGACGTGCGTGCACATTGTCCATCCGGACGGACGGCTGATTCCTTTCGATACGTACAACTTGTTCTATCGGGACGGTTTGGAACGATCCAGGCTCGCGCCACTCAGACAGTGGGCGGAGCGCTCGATGATGAAGGAGATGTCATGA
- a CDS encoding aminomethyltransferase family protein, giving the protein MLLETPFHARTAPLIRAQTWRRWAGHQVASAYDPHPDREYAAIRNAAALFDVSPLYKYLITGRDAARLLDRMVTRDVARCAVGQVLYTPWCDAHGKVLDDGTISRLDEGTYRLTSAEPNTRWLRLNAQGMDVIVEDVSAKVGALALQGPLARAILEQLSPADVGSLRYFRLVQTKLCDVAVTISRTGYTGDLGFEIWVPAEHAVAVWDALIAAGTPYGVTPAGIWALDIARIEAGLIMLDVDYFSAHHALIEDQKSTPYEINLGWTVSETKGPFNGQRALREHKRRGAAWSFVGLEVDWVSFERLHHERGLAPHVPTIAWRASSPIHRNGKQIGYATSGTWSPLLKKYIVLGHVEAAHGAPGTEVELEMTVEHRRKRPRATIRKLPFFDPPRKRA; this is encoded by the coding sequence ATGCTGTTAGAGACGCCCTTTCACGCGCGAACCGCCCCGTTGATACGGGCGCAGACCTGGCGTCGCTGGGCCGGTCATCAAGTCGCGTCGGCGTATGACCCCCACCCCGATCGCGAGTACGCGGCGATCCGCAATGCGGCGGCGCTTTTCGACGTGTCGCCGCTCTACAAGTACCTGATCACGGGACGCGACGCGGCGCGGCTGCTCGACCGCATGGTCACGCGGGACGTGGCCAGGTGCGCCGTCGGCCAGGTGCTGTACACGCCGTGGTGCGACGCCCACGGCAAGGTGCTCGACGACGGCACGATCAGTCGCCTCGACGAGGGTACGTACCGCCTGACGAGCGCCGAGCCGAACACGCGGTGGCTGCGGTTGAACGCGCAAGGCATGGACGTGATCGTCGAGGACGTCTCGGCAAAGGTCGGCGCGCTCGCACTCCAGGGGCCGTTGGCCCGCGCCATCCTCGAGCAGTTGTCCCCAGCCGACGTCGGCTCGCTCAGGTATTTCCGGCTCGTCCAGACCAAGCTGTGCGACGTGGCGGTCACGATCTCGCGCACCGGCTACACGGGCGACCTCGGCTTCGAGATCTGGGTTCCCGCCGAGCACGCCGTCGCCGTGTGGGACGCGCTCATCGCCGCCGGCACGCCGTATGGCGTCACTCCGGCCGGGATCTGGGCGCTCGACATCGCGCGCATCGAGGCCGGCCTGATCATGCTCGACGTGGACTACTTCTCGGCGCACCACGCGCTCATCGAAGATCAGAAGTCGACGCCCTACGAGATCAACCTCGGTTGGACCGTGAGCGAGACGAAGGGGCCGTTCAACGGGCAGCGCGCGCTCCGCGAACACAAGCGGCGCGGCGCAGCGTGGAGCTTCGTCGGGCTCGAGGTGGACTGGGTGTCGTTCGAGCGGCTGCACCACGAGCGCGGCCTCGCGCCGCACGTGCCGACCATCGCGTGGCGGGCGAGCTCGCCTATCCATCGAAATGGGAAACAGATCGGTTACGCGACAAGCGGAACGTGGTCGCCACTCCTCAAGAAGTACATCGTGCTCGGTCACGTCGAAGCCGCACACGGCGCGCCGGGCACCGAGGTCGAGCTGGAGATGACCGTCGAGCACCGGCGCAAACGGCCACGCGCAACCATTCGCAAGCTTCCCTTCTTCGACCCGCCGAGGAAGCGCGCGTGA
- a CDS encoding phytoene desaturase family protein, whose translation MASNRYDAIIIGGGHNGLVAAAYLARAKKRVVVLERRPLVGGAAVTEEIYPGFKFSVFSYVVSLLRPEIIRDLDLPAHGLQILPLESTVTPLESGDYLAGWGDADETRRELRRHSPHDAEAMAIFGRLMQHMAMAVKPILSMVPPDPASLSPGDLKGLLKLGGHFRSLGAERFHALYKLMTMSSADYLDEWFEFGPLKATKSASGIIGTFLGPRSPGSAYVLLHHYMGEIDGAFRAWGFQKGGTGGISDAIASAARSHGAEIRTDASVEKVLTKGETVVGVALANGDELRAPIVVSGLDPRRTFMNLLDPRQLPTDLVDGVNRYKFRGSSGKVNLALSGLPEFTCMKHDKGLMLRATRGAFSISPSIEYLERAYDDAKYGQFSSNPYMDIVVGSMIDPGMAPPGKHVMSIFVQYAPYNITGGWNDATRDAFGNAVIKTLARFAPNIESLILHMQVLTPADIERITGLSEGNIFQGELALQQLFFLRPVPAWAKYRTPVRGFWQCGAGTHPGGGIMGASGRLAALEILGA comes from the coding sequence ATGGCCAGCAACCGGTACGACGCGATCATCATCGGTGGCGGCCACAACGGTCTCGTCGCCGCCGCCTATCTCGCGCGCGCGAAGAAGAGGGTCGTGGTGCTCGAACGCCGTCCGCTCGTCGGCGGCGCGGCCGTGACCGAGGAGATCTACCCCGGCTTCAAGTTCTCCGTCTTCTCGTACGTCGTGAGCCTGCTGCGGCCCGAGATCATTCGCGATCTCGACCTGCCGGCGCACGGACTGCAGATCCTCCCGCTCGAGAGCACGGTGACGCCGCTCGAGAGCGGCGATTACCTCGCCGGGTGGGGCGATGCCGACGAGACACGGCGCGAGCTGCGTCGCCATTCGCCGCACGACGCCGAGGCGATGGCGATCTTCGGGCGCCTGATGCAGCACATGGCGATGGCGGTGAAGCCGATCCTCAGCATGGTCCCCCCCGATCCGGCCTCATTGTCCCCCGGAGACCTCAAGGGACTGCTCAAGCTCGGCGGACACTTTCGCTCCCTGGGCGCCGAGCGGTTCCACGCGCTCTACAAGCTCATGACCATGAGCAGCGCGGATTACCTCGACGAATGGTTCGAGTTCGGTCCGCTGAAGGCGACGAAATCGGCCAGCGGCATCATCGGGACGTTCCTCGGGCCGCGCTCGCCGGGGTCGGCGTACGTGCTGCTGCACCACTACATGGGCGAGATCGACGGCGCGTTCCGCGCGTGGGGGTTCCAGAAGGGCGGCACTGGCGGAATCAGTGATGCCATTGCGAGCGCCGCGCGCTCGCATGGGGCGGAGATCCGAACGGACGCGTCGGTCGAGAAGGTCCTCACGAAGGGCGAGACCGTGGTTGGCGTCGCGCTCGCGAATGGGGACGAGCTCCGCGCGCCGATCGTGGTGTCGGGACTCGACCCGCGCCGGACGTTCATGAACCTGCTCGATCCGCGTCAGTTGCCGACCGATCTCGTGGATGGCGTGAACCGCTACAAGTTCCGCGGCTCGTCCGGCAAGGTGAATCTCGCGCTCAGCGGTCTTCCCGAGTTCACCTGCATGAAGCACGACAAGGGACTCATGCTGCGCGCGACTCGAGGCGCATTCTCGATCTCGCCGAGCATCGAGTACCTCGAGCGCGCCTACGACGACGCCAAGTATGGCCAGTTCTCCAGCAACCCGTACATGGACATCGTCGTCGGCTCGATGATCGATCCCGGCATGGCGCCGCCCGGCAAGCACGTCATGAGTATCTTCGTGCAGTACGCGCCGTACAACATCACCGGCGGCTGGAACGATGCGACGCGCGACGCCTTCGGCAACGCGGTGATCAAGACGCTGGCGCGCTTTGCGCCGAACATCGAGTCGCTGATCCTGCACATGCAGGTGCTGACGCCAGCCGACATCGAGCGCATCACCGGATTGAGCGAGGGCAACATCTTCCAGGGCGAGCTCGCGCTGCAGCAGTTGTTCTTCCTGCGGCCGGTCCCCGCATGGGCGAAGTACCGCACGCCGGTGCGCGGATTCTGGCAGTGCGGCGCCGGGACGCACCCCGGTGGAGGGATCATGGGCGCAAGCGGAAGACTCGCGGCGCTGGAGATCCTCGGCGCGTGA
- a CDS encoding phytoene desaturase family protein yields the protein MKYDAIVIGAGPNGLVAATTLAQHRKRVLVLESALEIGGHMRTIEFAPGFRSPLNEDHGWIPPRVRSIVGEFKGLTQVPLEVSMTVAGADGARLTLHSSPEKAAAEIRAHSDRDAARWPAFVARLQRFAGILAELYQLTPPDIDTRSVGEVLPLVGIGRKLRALGHADMIEFLRVLPMSVQDLLDDAFESELLKAAVAACAIRDLQQGPRSGGTTFNLLHYMVGAPQGSVRGRDRFLEAPDSFVKAVAGAARKRGVEIRTGAPVVRIDVRDGAIAGVVLEGGEEIAAPRVISTADPSRTMRMVDPVWLDPDFMLGVRNVKFRGCTAFVFFAVDAEVAGKVDHSTPATISLTADTATLEKAADAAKYGEWSAEPHVEFFIASQRWPGLAPDGRHVITARVQYAPYHLKGGWSEARTAALRDKATAAIARLVPGFESAIRHRAVLTPRDVEERFGVTEGALTHGEMTLDQILFMRPVPGWGKYRMPIDGLFIGGAGAHPGPGILGGAGYLAARAALR from the coding sequence GTGAAATACGATGCCATCGTGATTGGCGCCGGCCCGAACGGCCTCGTCGCCGCGACGACGCTGGCGCAGCACCGCAAACGCGTGCTCGTGCTCGAGAGCGCGCTGGAGATCGGCGGCCACATGCGGACCATCGAGTTCGCGCCCGGTTTCCGCTCGCCACTCAACGAGGACCACGGTTGGATTCCGCCCCGCGTCCGCTCGATCGTCGGGGAATTCAAGGGATTGACGCAGGTTCCACTCGAGGTCTCGATGACCGTGGCCGGCGCAGACGGCGCGCGGCTCACGTTGCACTCGAGTCCCGAGAAGGCCGCCGCGGAGATTCGCGCCCACTCGGATCGCGACGCGGCGCGGTGGCCGGCATTCGTCGCGCGCCTGCAGAGGTTCGCCGGGATTCTCGCCGAGCTGTATCAGCTCACACCGCCGGACATCGACACCCGATCGGTGGGTGAGGTCCTTCCGCTCGTCGGTATCGGACGCAAGCTGCGCGCGCTGGGCCATGCGGACATGATCGAGTTCCTGCGGGTGCTGCCGATGTCCGTGCAGGACCTCCTGGACGATGCCTTCGAGAGCGAGCTGCTCAAGGCCGCCGTCGCCGCGTGCGCGATTCGCGATCTGCAGCAGGGCCCGCGCTCCGGCGGCACGACGTTCAACCTGCTGCACTACATGGTGGGCGCGCCGCAAGGCTCGGTGCGGGGACGAGATCGCTTTCTCGAAGCTCCCGACAGCTTCGTGAAGGCCGTCGCCGGCGCCGCCCGCAAGCGCGGTGTCGAGATCCGCACGGGAGCGCCGGTCGTTCGCATCGACGTTCGCGATGGCGCCATCGCGGGCGTGGTCCTCGAGGGCGGCGAGGAGATCGCCGCTCCGCGTGTCATCTCCACCGCCGACCCCAGCCGGACGATGCGGATGGTGGATCCCGTGTGGCTCGATCCCGACTTCATGCTCGGCGTCAGGAACGTCAAGTTCCGCGGGTGCACCGCGTTCGTGTTCTTCGCCGTGGATGCGGAAGTCGCCGGCAAGGTCGATCACTCGACGCCCGCGACGATCAGCCTCACGGCGGACACCGCGACGCTGGAGAAGGCGGCCGACGCGGCCAAGTACGGCGAGTGGTCCGCCGAGCCCCATGTCGAGTTCTTCATTGCGTCACAGCGCTGGCCCGGGCTCGCTCCGGACGGCAGGCACGTCATTACCGCGCGCGTGCAGTACGCGCCGTACCACCTCAAGGGCGGGTGGAGCGAGGCCAGGACCGCGGCTCTCCGGGACAAGGCGACGGCCGCGATCGCACGCCTGGTCCCGGGATTCGAGTCCGCCATTCGCCATCGCGCGGTCCTCACGCCGCGCGACGTCGAGGAACGTTTCGGCGTCACCGAGGGCGCGCTCACGCACGGCGAGATGACGCTCGATCAGATCCTCTTCATGCGGCCCGTGCCGGGCTGGGGCAAGTACAGGATGCCCATCGATGGACTCTTCATCGGCGGCGCGGGTGCGCATCCCGGGCCGGGGATCCTTGGCGGCGCGGGGTATCTCGCCGCGCGCGCTGCACTGCGGTAG
- a CDS encoding FAD-binding oxidoreductase, which yields MTEQAIAAFQHNLRGRVIQPTSADYDAVRALYNGMIDKRPRLIARCIDTADVITAVNFARDQNVLVAIRGGGHSGPGLGSCNDGLVIDLSMMKSVRVDPATNTVRVDPGCTSGDLDHATHAFGLAVPLGIVSSTGVAGFTLGGGTGYLTRKHGLTVDNLLEADVVLANGSVATASERAHPDLFWAIRGGGGNFGVVTSFLFRAHPVKTVYAGPIFWDAVHARQVMRAYRDFLPTAPEDLGIFVGLKTVPSIEPFPKEGWGRRACAIIGSYNGLPEAGQRVLAPLLDTLPPPIFNWMGEMPFPAINALFDPFFPKGLQWYWKGDFVKSLPDEAIDIHIAEAAKAPTELCLMHLYPIDGAVRRVSRDATPWGARDASFSMVIAGISPEPRDAEALKSWGRAYWKAVHPYNMGGGYVNFMFDDEPDGRVQAAYGDNYERLAVAKMKYDPNNLFRVNQNIAPASA from the coding sequence ATGACCGAACAGGCAATTGCAGCGTTTCAGCACAATCTTCGCGGACGAGTGATTCAACCGACTAGTGCCGACTACGACGCTGTGCGCGCCCTGTACAACGGAATGATCGACAAGCGGCCGCGCTTGATCGCACGCTGCATCGACACGGCCGATGTCATCACCGCTGTCAACTTCGCGCGGGACCAGAACGTGCTGGTGGCCATTCGTGGCGGCGGCCATAGCGGACCGGGCTTGGGCAGCTGTAACGACGGGCTCGTGATCGATCTGTCGATGATGAAGAGCGTTCGAGTGGATCCGGCCACGAACACCGTCCGCGTTGACCCTGGCTGCACGTCGGGAGATCTCGATCACGCGACTCATGCGTTCGGTCTCGCCGTCCCGCTCGGCATCGTGTCGTCCACAGGCGTTGCGGGATTCACGCTCGGCGGCGGGACGGGCTATCTCACGCGCAAGCACGGTCTGACGGTCGACAATCTCCTGGAAGCGGATGTCGTCCTCGCCAATGGCAGTGTCGCGACCGCCAGCGAGCGCGCACACCCGGATTTGTTCTGGGCTATTCGAGGCGGTGGTGGCAACTTCGGCGTGGTCACCAGCTTCCTGTTTCGGGCCCATCCCGTGAAGACAGTCTACGCGGGTCCCATCTTCTGGGATGCGGTTCACGCCAGGCAGGTAATGCGTGCCTATCGCGACTTCCTGCCAACCGCACCGGAAGACCTTGGAATCTTCGTCGGTTTGAAGACCGTTCCCTCGATCGAGCCGTTCCCCAAGGAAGGATGGGGAAGGCGCGCGTGCGCGATCATCGGCAGCTACAACGGACTGCCCGAGGCCGGGCAGCGCGTGCTGGCGCCCCTGCTCGACACATTGCCCCCTCCAATATTCAACTGGATGGGAGAAATGCCGTTCCCTGCGATCAACGCACTGTTCGATCCCTTCTTTCCCAAGGGGCTCCAGTGGTACTGGAAAGGCGATTTCGTGAAATCCCTCCCAGACGAGGCGATTGACATACACATCGCCGAAGCGGCCAAAGCGCCGACTGAATTGTGCCTGATGCACCTCTATCCCATCGATGGCGCCGTCAGACGTGTGTCGCGCGACGCCACTCCGTGGGGTGCGCGCGACGCGTCGTTCTCGATGGTCATTGCCGGCATCTCTCCTGAACCCCGAGACGCCGAAGCACTGAAATCGTGGGGGCGCGCCTATTGGAAGGCTGTGCATCCATACAACATGGGCGGCGGCTACGTGAATTTCATGTTCGACGACGAGCCCGATGGCCGCGTGCAGGCCGCGTACGGAGACAATTACGAGCGGTTGGCGGTGGCGAAGATGAAGTACGACCCGAACAACCTGTTCAGGGTCAATCAGAATATCGCGCCGGCCTCTGCGTGA
- a CDS encoding DUF4242 domain-containing protein, whose product MPKFVIERNLPPGTKLTSEQLREDALRSLEVLRQLGPDIHWIHSFVTDDKIYCIYYAPDESLIREHARLGGFPLDRIAAVRQLLDPVNFA is encoded by the coding sequence ATGCCGAAGTTCGTCATCGAGCGGAACCTGCCACCCGGCACGAAGCTCACGTCGGAGCAGCTCCGCGAGGATGCGCTGCGGTCGCTCGAGGTGCTACGCCAGCTGGGCCCCGACATCCATTGGATCCACAGCTTCGTCACCGACGACAAGATCTACTGCATCTACTACGCGCCGGACGAGTCGCTGATCCGTGAGCATGCGAGACTCGGCGGCTTCCCGCTCGACCGCATCGCGGCCGTCCGGCAACTGCTGGATCCGGTCAATTTCGCGTAG